In Prosthecochloris sp. GSB1, the following proteins share a genomic window:
- a CDS encoding FAD-dependent oxidoreductase, which translates to MKPFDIVVVGGGGAGLYAAMEAMKTNPSLNIAVLSKVYPNRSHTSAAQGGANAALANKAKDDTVEMHVFDTIKGSDYLADQDAAEVLCSEAPKIIRELDNIGTPWSRMDDDTIAQRPFGGAGRPRCCYCADKTGHTILQTLYEQCLRKGVFFFNEYFVLSLTVDGSRSKGLIAMNMRTGKVEAFPARTVVFATGGYAKMYWNRSSNAAGNSGDGQAIAYRAGIPLKDMEFVQFHPTGLRKSGLLVTEGARGEGGYLVNSKGERFMNRYAPEKMELGPRDLVSRSIETEILEGRGFDSPAGQYMHLDLTHLGADLIKSRLPQIREMSLYFEGVDPIDEPIPIRPTAHYSMGGIDTDIFGRTPMEGVYAAGESACVSVHGANRLGGNSLLEILVFGRIAGHTAAEEARKFEPGEISRAEVQASEDELRELMRPSGHYERYGALREELGQTLATNVGIFREASKIQRGIADIGELKERFRHVRVFDTSDVFNTNLIQVLELRNMLDLAETVAAGAFVREESRGSHTRTDFPKRDDAKWHKHTTYTFVGGKPVIGDKPVTMGKYELQERTY; encoded by the coding sequence ATGAAGCCATTTGATATCGTTGTGGTCGGTGGCGGCGGCGCGGGTTTGTATGCGGCCATGGAGGCCATGAAAACCAACCCTTCGCTGAATATCGCCGTGCTGTCCAAGGTATACCCGAACCGTTCGCACACCTCCGCCGCGCAGGGGGGGGCCAACGCCGCCCTGGCCAACAAGGCCAAGGACGATACGGTCGAGATGCATGTGTTCGACACCATCAAGGGCAGCGACTATCTGGCCGATCAGGATGCGGCCGAAGTGCTGTGTTCGGAAGCCCCCAAAATCATCAGAGAACTCGACAATATCGGCACGCCGTGGTCGAGGATGGATGACGACACCATCGCCCAGCGGCCATTCGGCGGCGCCGGAAGGCCCCGCTGCTGTTACTGCGCAGACAAGACCGGTCATACCATTTTGCAGACGCTTTACGAGCAGTGCCTGAGGAAGGGCGTCTTTTTCTTCAACGAATATTTCGTGCTGAGCCTCACCGTCGACGGCAGCCGCTCGAAAGGGTTGATCGCCATGAACATGCGGACAGGAAAGGTCGAGGCCTTTCCCGCGCGGACGGTTGTTTTCGCGACCGGGGGATATGCCAAGATGTACTGGAACCGTTCCAGCAACGCCGCGGGCAACAGCGGTGACGGACAGGCGATCGCCTATCGCGCAGGTATTCCCCTCAAGGATATGGAGTTCGTGCAGTTCCATCCCACCGGCCTGAGAAAGAGCGGTCTTCTGGTTACAGAGGGAGCGAGGGGCGAGGGCGGTTATCTCGTCAACAGCAAGGGCGAGCGATTCATGAACCGTTACGCGCCGGAGAAAATGGAACTCGGTCCGCGCGATCTCGTTTCGCGTTCGATCGAGACGGAAATTCTCGAAGGCCGCGGGTTCGACAGCCCCGCCGGTCAGTATATGCATCTCGACCTCACGCATCTCGGAGCGGACCTCATCAAATCGCGGCTTCCCCAGATCCGTGAAATGTCCTTGTACTTCGAAGGCGTCGATCCCATCGATGAGCCCATTCCTATAAGGCCTACCGCCCACTATTCCATGGGTGGGATCGATACCGATATTTTCGGACGCACACCCATGGAAGGCGTCTACGCCGCCGGCGAATCGGCTTGCGTTTCCGTGCACGGCGCGAACCGCCTTGGAGGTAATTCCCTGCTCGAGATTCTGGTGTTCGGAAGAATCGCCGGACACACCGCCGCCGAAGAGGCCCGAAAGTTCGAGCCCGGAGAGATATCGCGGGCCGAAGTGCAGGCGAGCGAAGATGAGCTTCGCGAATTGATGCGGCCCTCCGGCCATTACGAACGCTACGGCGCCCTGCGTGAAGAACTCGGCCAGACGCTCGCGACCAACGTGGGCATTTTCCGCGAAGCCTCGAAAATACAGAGAGGCATAGCCGATATAGGCGAGCTCAAAGAGCGTTTCAGGCACGTTCGCGTCTTCGATACGAGCGATGTGTTCAACACCAACCTCATCCAGGTGCTCGAGTTGCGCAACATGCTCGATCTCGCCGAGACCGTCGCCGCGGGGGCATTTGTCAGGGAGGAGAGCAGGGGCTCGCATACCCGGACTGATTTTCCGAAGCGCGACGACGCGAAATGGCACAAGCATACGACCTATACCTTCGTCGGGGGCAAGCCCGTGATCGGAGACAAGCCGGTCACCATGGGCAAGTACGAGCTACAGGAAAGAACTTATTAA
- a CDS encoding succinate dehydrogenase/fumarate reductase iron-sulfur subunit, which produces MGEHKEEMRDVTFRVSRFNPQVDNKPYFDDYTIPVEKGITVLRALNYIKEHVDATVSFRAFCQAGICGSCGMRINGISKLACTTQVWDELSRCRVPNVIKIEPLRNMPLVKDLIVDMDPMVDKMKHYSNWVESVMPEERMGEKEFLIAEEEFLEYDKATDCILCASCMSECSILRANKEYVGPAILLKSHRMNVDSRDGIHDKRIAGLVKDHGVWDCTHCYRCQETCVKSIPIMDAIHGVREDALASRGVKDTSGAKHAEAFMEDLQKKGKLVEATLPIRTNGITWTLKNLLPMAFKMIIKRRTPPPPPLVKPAKGIKKFREELQEMSEHIKRDRKENHK; this is translated from the coding sequence ATGGGAGAGCATAAAGAAGAAATGAGGGATGTGACCTTCAGGGTGAGCCGGTTCAATCCCCAGGTTGACAACAAGCCCTATTTTGACGATTACACCATTCCGGTTGAAAAGGGTATCACCGTTCTCAGGGCCCTCAACTATATCAAGGAGCATGTGGATGCGACCGTAAGCTTCAGGGCGTTTTGCCAGGCGGGGATCTGCGGATCCTGCGGCATGCGGATCAACGGGATTTCGAAGCTTGCCTGTACGACGCAGGTTTGGGACGAACTCTCCAGGTGCCGGGTTCCGAACGTCATCAAGATCGAGCCGCTGCGCAACATGCCGCTTGTCAAGGATCTCATCGTCGACATGGACCCGATGGTGGACAAGATGAAGCACTATTCCAACTGGGTTGAATCCGTCATGCCCGAGGAACGGATGGGTGAAAAGGAATTCCTGATAGCTGAGGAAGAGTTCCTCGAGTACGACAAGGCCACCGACTGCATTCTCTGTGCTTCCTGCATGTCCGAGTGCTCTATCCTCAGGGCGAACAAGGAATACGTCGGTCCGGCCATTCTGCTCAAATCACACCGGATGAACGTCGACAGTCGCGACGGCATTCATGACAAGCGCATAGCCGGCCTGGTGAAGGATCACGGTGTGTGGGACTGCACGCACTGCTACCGTTGTCAGGAAACCTGCGTCAAAAGTATTCCCATCATGGACGCCATTCACGGTGTTCGTGAAGACGCGCTCGCTTCCAGAGGCGTCAAGGATACAAGCGGAGCGAAACACGCCGAGGCCTTCATGGAGGATCTGCAGAAGAAAGGCAAACTCGTCGAGGCGACGCTGCCTATCAGGACCAACGGTATAACCTGGACCCTGAAAAACCTTCTGCCGATGGCGTTCAAGATGATCATCAAACGCAGGACGCCGCCCCCGCCGCCGCTTGTCAAACCGGCGAAGGGGATCAAGAAATTCCGTGAGGAATTGCAGGAGATGAGCGAGCACATCAAGCGGGACAGGAAAGAGAATCATAAATAA
- a CDS encoding CoB--CoM heterodisulfide reductase iron-sulfur subunit B family protein has protein sequence MKRYAYYLSCINESMTKEVDRSLELWQKDLGVDFVKLHESTCCGGSNLDYLSPKHFALVNGRNIALAEKLGLDLVTSCNTCLLTIRSAKKKLDESAELRDEVNGILGKEGLEYKGTSDVRHLLWVLNEDVGLDAIREKVKVPLTNYRIAPFYGCHILRPSTVLGKDNPLEPSSLDNLIEALGGKTIAYEHKNKCCGFHTLLVAEEESLSVAAEALGEAIDAKADFIVTPCPLCHTVLDGYQSKALKQANIKQSIPVFHLSEMVGLALGYTPRQLGIKRHIVT, from the coding sequence ATGAAGCGGTATGCATATTATCTCAGCTGCATCAACGAGTCCATGACGAAAGAGGTGGACCGCTCCCTGGAACTCTGGCAGAAAGACCTCGGTGTCGATTTTGTCAAACTGCATGAAAGCACCTGCTGCGGTGGAAGCAATCTCGACTATCTCAGCCCGAAGCATTTCGCGCTTGTCAACGGCAGAAACATTGCCCTGGCCGAGAAACTCGGTCTCGATCTCGTCACATCCTGCAATACCTGCCTGCTGACGATACGCAGTGCGAAGAAAAAGCTCGACGAATCAGCGGAACTCCGCGACGAGGTGAACGGCATTCTCGGAAAGGAAGGGCTGGAATACAAGGGTACTTCCGATGTTCGCCATCTGCTCTGGGTATTGAACGAGGATGTCGGTCTCGATGCCATTCGCGAGAAAGTCAAGGTTCCCCTCACGAACTATCGGATCGCACCATTCTACGGATGTCATATCCTGCGCCCGTCCACGGTTCTCGGAAAGGACAATCCCCTCGAACCGTCGTCGCTCGACAACCTGATAGAGGCCCTCGGCGGCAAGACCATTGCCTATGAGCACAAGAACAAATGCTGTGGCTTCCATACGCTGCTCGTGGCGGAAGAAGAGTCGCTCAGTGTCGCGGCGGAGGCTCTCGGTGAGGCGATCGATGCGAAAGCCGACTTTATCGTCACGCCCTGCCCGCTCTGTCATACGGTTCTCGACGGTTACCAGTCAAAGGCGCTCAAACAGGCCAATATCAAACAATCGATCCCGGTTTTTCATCTGTCCGAAATGGTCGGTCTTGCGCTCGGCTACACTCCCCGCCAGCTCGGTATCAAACGTCATATCGTAACCTGA
- the hemE gene encoding uroporphyrinogen decarboxylase, which yields MLKNDLFLRALKRQPVPRTPIWVMRQAGRYLPEYRAVREKTDFLTLCKTPELAAEVTIQPVDIIGVDAAIIFSDILVVNEAMGMNVEIIESKGIKLTPPIRSQVDIDRLIIPDIAEKLGYVMDAIKLTKKELDNRVPLIGFSGAAWTLFTYAVEGGGSKNYAFAKKMIYREPQMAHMLLSKISSVITDYLLMQIESGADAVQIFDSWASALSEDDYREFALPYIKESVQAVKTKYPDVPVIVFSKDCNTILSDIADTGCDAMGLGWNMDIAKARAELNDRVALQGNMDPTALYGTHERIRAEAAKILQQFGQHTEKSGHVFNLGHGILPDVDPENLKCLVDFVKEESTKYH from the coding sequence ATGCTCAAAAATGATCTTTTTCTTCGGGCGTTGAAGCGGCAGCCGGTGCCAAGAACCCCGATCTGGGTGATGCGTCAGGCAGGACGCTATCTGCCGGAGTACCGTGCGGTCAGGGAAAAAACGGATTTTCTCACCCTCTGCAAAACCCCTGAACTGGCTGCGGAAGTAACCATCCAGCCCGTTGATATCATTGGCGTGGACGCGGCGATCATTTTCTCCGATATCCTTGTCGTCAACGAAGCCATGGGCATGAATGTCGAGATCATCGAATCAAAGGGTATCAAGCTGACTCCGCCAATCAGGTCCCAGGTCGATATCGACCGCCTGATCATCCCTGATATAGCCGAAAAGCTCGGTTACGTCATGGACGCAATCAAGCTCACCAAGAAAGAACTCGACAACAGGGTTCCGCTGATCGGTTTCTCCGGAGCGGCATGGACCCTCTTTACCTACGCGGTCGAGGGTGGCGGTTCGAAGAACTACGCGTTCGCGAAGAAAATGATCTATCGCGAACCCCAGATGGCGCATATGCTCCTGAGCAAGATTTCGAGTGTTATTACCGATTATCTGCTGATGCAGATCGAGTCGGGAGCGGACGCCGTTCAGATTTTCGACTCGTGGGCGAGCGCGCTGTCCGAGGACGACTACCGCGAGTTCGCGCTGCCGTATATCAAGGAGAGTGTTCAGGCCGTCAAGACCAAGTATCCTGACGTGCCCGTGATCGTTTTCTCGAAGGACTGCAATACCATCCTGTCGGATATAGCCGATACCGGTTGTGACGCGATGGGGCTGGGTTGGAACATGGATATCGCGAAAGCCCGCGCGGAGCTGAACGACCGTGTCGCGCTTCAGGGTAACATGGATCCGACGGCCCTGTACGGAACGCATGAAAGGATCAGGGCCGAAGCCGCGAAGATTCTCCAGCAGTTCGGACAGCATACAGAAAAATCCGGGCACGTGTTCAACCTCGGTCACGGCATACTTCCCGACGTCGACCCTGAAAACCTCAAGTGCCTTGTTGACTTCGTCAAGGAGGAAAGCACGAAATATCACTGA
- a CDS encoding ion transporter, which produces MKKQRTVKERLQHIIFDYNTVPAKMFDLVLIAAIILSVTVVMLDSVGWIHEGYGGVLYAVEWFFTVLFTMEYALRLYASKTRLKYVTSFYGIIDFLAILPTYFSLFFPGTQYLLVIRFFRVLRIFRLLKLMKFVSEGEMVIASLRASFRKIFVFWFFIIVLVSIIGALMYLIEGEENGFHSIPEGVYWAIVTVTTVGFGDISPQTTVGRALASLLMITGYSVIAVPTGIVSVEMAVMNKKMNTDLPRRDQCCSDVRHDEDAKYCKVCGQPLD; this is translated from the coding sequence ATGAAGAAGCAAAGAACGGTAAAAGAAAGACTGCAGCACATCATTTTCGATTACAATACCGTGCCCGCCAAGATGTTCGATCTTGTGCTGATAGCTGCGATCATCCTCAGCGTCACGGTTGTGATGCTCGACAGCGTGGGCTGGATACATGAGGGCTACGGTGGCGTTCTTTACGCCGTGGAGTGGTTTTTCACGGTGCTGTTTACCATGGAGTACGCCCTTCGGCTCTACGCTTCGAAAACGCGGCTTAAATACGTGACGAGCTTTTACGGCATCATCGATTTTCTGGCTATACTGCCGACCTATTTCAGTCTTTTCTTCCCGGGGACGCAATATCTTCTTGTCATTCGCTTTTTCAGGGTTCTACGGATTTTCAGGTTGCTGAAGCTCATGAAGTTCGTTAGCGAGGGCGAGATGGTCATCGCTTCACTCAGGGCATCGTTCCGCAAGATTTTCGTGTTCTGGTTCTTCATCATCGTGCTGGTCAGCATCATCGGCGCGCTCATGTACCTTATAGAAGGCGAGGAAAACGGTTTTCACAGCATTCCGGAAGGTGTTTACTGGGCGATCGTCACCGTGACAACCGTCGGGTTCGGAGATATCTCGCCTCAAACGACCGTAGGCAGGGCACTGGCTTCACTGCTTATGATTACCGGCTACAGTGTTATCGCGGTTCCTACGGGAATCGTATCGGTGGAAATGGCCGTGATGAATAAAAAAATGAATACCGATTTGCCTCGGCGGGATCAGTGCTGTTCCGATGTCAGGCACGACGAGGACGCGAAGTACTGCAAGGTCTGCGGACAGCCTCTCGATTGA
- a CDS encoding universal stress protein, with translation MNKILVPTDFSDQSSYALGTAVGIARKSGAEVHLYHVIEVPDYPEISDIMAYRALGDTNVLEKIENRLAEMIECEECGDIRMNYSLDFDTPYEKISSKADRENFDLIVMGSHGRRGLNRVLVGSTTEKVIQHAAVPVLTIKEPMSLFSPSNIVFASNFYGEIARGFSSLVKFAELYEATIHLLRVNTRAHFETSRYTRQLMESFADEQMLSNYTINIYNDDSEEEGIVHFARDIQADMICLPTHGRTGISHLLNGSVAEIVSEHAYRPVLTYRIKSVKIKYGVIGPFRK, from the coding sequence GCCGAAGTGCACCTCTATCACGTCATCGAGGTTCCGGACTATCCGGAAATCAGCGATATCATGGCATACCGGGCCCTCGGCGACACGAACGTGCTGGAAAAAATCGAAAATCGGCTTGCTGAAATGATCGAATGCGAGGAGTGCGGCGACATCAGGATGAACTATTCGCTTGATTTCGATACCCCTTACGAGAAAATTTCCTCGAAAGCCGACAGGGAGAACTTCGATCTTATCGTGATGGGATCCCACGGCCGAAGAGGTCTCAACCGCGTACTCGTCGGCTCGACGACGGAAAAAGTCATACAGCATGCCGCGGTTCCCGTACTGACGATCAAGGAACCGATGTCGTTATTCTCACCCTCGAACATCGTTTTCGCTTCGAACTTCTACGGAGAAATCGCCCGGGGATTTTCCTCTCTTGTAAAATTCGCGGAGCTGTACGAAGCGACGATCCACCTGCTGCGGGTGAACACCAGGGCGCATTTCGAAACCAGCCGCTACACACGGCAACTCATGGAAAGCTTCGCCGATGAACAGATGCTGTCGAATTATACCATCAACATCTACAACGACGACAGCGAGGAAGAGGGCATCGTGCATTTCGCACGAGACATACAGGCTGACATGATATGCCTGCCGACACACGGCAGAACGGGCATTTCGCACCTGTTGAACGGAAGCGTGGCCGAAATCGTGTCCGAGCACGCCTACCGCCCTGTACTCACTTACAGGATCAAGTCCGTAAAAATCAAATACGGCGTCATCGGCCCTTTCCGGAAGTAG